CCATCGAGGACGCCTTCGACCGCGAGCGCAGCGATGTCCCCAACGCCCCGCGCACCCTCGACGTCGACCTGATCGTCGTCGGCGACCGCCGCAGCGACACCGACGCCCTTCGCCTCCCGCACCCCCGGGCCCACGAGCGCGCCTTCGTGCTCAAGCCGTGGCACGACCTCGAGCCCGACGCCCAGCTGCTCGACCACGGCCCGGTCGCCGAGCTGCTCGAGAAGGCCGGCACCGACGGCCTCAAGCTGCGCGACGACCTGGTGCTCGAGACGGAGTAGCACCCTGAGCCGAGACCCGGTCCAGGAGCCCGAGCAGGAGCCCTCGGGACCGTCCGGGCCGTCACCGGACGGCCTGCGACCCACCGGCCTGCCCACCGTCCTCGGCTGGGCGGTGGCCGGCGCGGTCGTCGGCTGGGCGGTCCACCCGGTGTGCGACCGGATCGGCGTCGTACCCCCGCTGGTCTCGGCGGCGCAGCCGCTCGCGCTGCTGCTGCTCGCCGTGATCCTCGGGTACGTCGCCTGGGTGACCCACCGCGCCGTCCACGTGCGCCGCGAGCGGCTGGAGCCCCACCAGGCCGTCAACCGGTTCGTCCTCGCCCGTGCCAGTGCCCTCGTCGCCGCCCTGGTCACCGGCGGGTACGTCGGCTACGCGCTCTCCTGGATCGGTGACCCGGCCGAGCTGGCCGACGAGCGGATGGTGCGCTCCTTCGTCGCCGCCGGGTGTGCCATCGCCGCGGTGGTCGCGGGCCTGTTGCTGGAAAGGGCCTGTCGGGTCCACGACGACGCTTAGCCCGGATCCGGGCTCGGGGACGACCGACTGTGACGGTTGGGACGGTTGTGACAAGCGTGTCTGCCGCGTCTCGAGCGCCCGGAGGCCTACCGTGCAAGACATGACTTCCCCTGTCATGTCCGGCAACCGCCGTCGTCAGCGCTCCACGCGGGTCCTGGTCGCTGTGCTCCTCCTCGTGCTCGCGACGCTCGCCGTCGCCGGCACGGCCGTGACCGGCTCCTGGCTCCTCGTCACGATCGCCGCCGCCGCCGCCCTCGTCCTGGGCGC
The genomic region above belongs to Nocardioides sp. QY071 and contains:
- a CDS encoding DUF3180 domain-containing protein, whose protein sequence is MAGAVVGWAVHPVCDRIGVVPPLVSAAQPLALLLLAVILGYVAWVTHRAVHVRRERLEPHQAVNRFVLARASALVAALVTGGYVGYALSWIGDPAELADERMVRSFVAAGCAIAAVVAGLLLERACRVHDDA